TGAGGAGGAAAACCCTCTATCTCGCAAGTGAGgggttcaaaacatttcaaaatcgATTGCCCCGGAGAATACTGGGCCGAGCTCCATGCTGAATATGCGCAGCTTGGTTTTAATTGCTGACAAGTAGCATACTCAtgttcaagatggcggacgtTTCGTGCAGAAATTGTTGCTGGCATTGATAAGAAATGTTTCCACTAAATACGAAACAATTTTCTGCTGCATTCCTGGATGTAAAGCGTAATAGTCAAGGTTATAACGAGGAGGTCAGTTCAGTCGACAGGGATGCAACCAAGAAACTACTGCGGCCCTTCCATATTTCCCAAATCGGGCCTTCTTCTATTCCACAATGTCATCATCTTGGGACCATGATGTGGAATTTCATGTGGAATTGTGCGAGAAGAGAATGTTATCCACCCGCTCATCATTTGGAATCAAGAGAAGACTCACGAATAGAATTGCGAAGAGCACCTGAACAATCATGTTATTCAGTTCTTCCGGAATTTGAATTACATCGCGTAACTTCAAAACATAAAGCACGAGAAGCAAACGAGCGACAGAGTGCGGAAAATATTGAACTTTCAAGACTAGTTAAAACACAATCTTTAAACAAGACCTCTTCTACAAGAAGTACTGATTCTTCTCGAAACAATGTTTGTTGTGTGGAAGCAGAACCACAAAACAGAGGTATCCTCCAGCAATTTAGCTGTGAAGAAGCAAATGTTTCCAATGAGACTTTTGTTAATAACAAATTAAGTAAATCGATAAGAGCATCCCACTGGGATAGTGACATGAAATCTTCAGAGTCTGAACATTGTATTGTCTCAGATTATTTTGACAGAGAATCAAAGTTAAGTCCAACTTGCAATGTACTAATTGAGTTGGAAACCAAGGTGGATGTTAATGGTATATATGGCAGAGAAAGTTTGCAAAGCGATTTAGTCTGTAATGGCGATTGGTGTCTAAACAGTGACAATATTTCAAACCTCAAGGATTCGACTGCACCTCTCATACCTCATGCATATAGCATTGAGGAGGGTGATTTTGTTggcaaaaagaaatttttagagaGATTGCTTGAGACAGAGCTGCAAATAAAGCCTTTGACTCTGGTTAAGGATGGCATTTACAGCCAAAGGCCAGTTTCAAATACTTTTACCCTAGATCTGAACTTGGAGACAGTGATGTCTGTGCTCTGCACTGATGAGGAACATTCAAAAAATGCTGAACACAGTGATATTGATCTATGTGGGAAGATTTCCATTCTGTATGGCATCCAGGATACAATAGTGTCAGTGGTTGCTAGTGAGGTGGTAGGAATGTATGATTACATCTCAGGAGCTGTGTATGGATTGAAGGGATGCTGTCATGATGAATCTGAATATCAGTTAAAGGTAATTTATTCTAGTAACTAGAAGGTTGGTGGCTTTGATGAACTAACATAAATGAATTGGTTGTACTAGACTCAGGTTAAATATAGAACAGGTTTCTAGTTAAAATGATGGTCAGTGTCTCTTGTCAG
This is a stretch of genomic DNA from Pocillopora verrucosa isolate sample1 chromosome 12, ASM3666991v2, whole genome shotgun sequence. It encodes these proteins:
- the LOC136276769 gene encoding uncharacterized protein isoform X1; this translates as MFPLNTKQFSAAFLDVKRNSQGYNEEVSSVDRDATKKLLRPFHISQIGPSSIPQCHHLGTMMWNFMWNCARRECYPPAHHLESREDSRIELRRAPEQSCYSVLPEFELHRVTSKHKAREANERQSAENIELSRLVKTQSLNKTSSTRSTDSSRNNVCCVEAEPQNRGILQQFSCEEANVSNETFVNNKLSKSIRASHWDSDMKSSESEHCIVSDYFDRESKLSPTCNVLIELETKVDVNGIYGRESLQSDLVCNGDWCLNSDNISNLKDSTAPLIPHAYSIEEGDFVGKKKFLERLLETELQIKPLTLVKDGIYSQRPVSNTFTLDLNLETVMSVLCTDEEHSKNAEHSDIDLCGKISILYGIQDTIVSVVASEVVGMYDYISGAVYGLKGCCHDESEYQLKDKKYPLSSSAVSLDHKEFIVHFQQKLRMSSHSVDNDNVLKEHSPVAWLLISPALGVTLDWQIQEKVLESIETLSSEESAEEQASDSYNKGCFSSQWYNLLVVVDQYRCCEKDIPLIEVFEFCRNGEINVVNFDLT
- the LOC136276769 gene encoding uncharacterized protein isoform X2; translated protein: MFPLNTKQFSAAFLDVKRNSQGYNEEVSSVDRDATKKLLRPFHISQIGPSSIPQCHHLGTMMWNFMWNCARRECYPPAHHLESREDSRIELRRAPEQSCYSVLPEFELHRVTSKHKAREANERQSAENIELSRLVKTQSLNKTSSTRSTDSSRNNVCCVEAEPQNRGILQQFSCEEANVSNETFVNNKLSKSIRASHWDSDMKSSESEHCIVSDYFDRESKLSPTCNVLIELETKVDVNGIYGRESLQSDLVCNGDWCLNSDNISNLKDSTAPLIPHAYSIEEGDFVGKKKFLERLLETELQIKPLTLVKDGIYSQRPVSNTFTLDLNLETVMSVLCTDEEHSKNAEHSDIDLCGKISILYGIQDTIVSVVASEVVGMYDYISGAVYGLKGCCHDESEYQLKDKKYPLSSSAVSLDHKEFIVHFQQKLRMSSHSVDNDNVLKEHSPVAWLLISPALGVTLDWQIQEKVLESIETLSSEESAEEQASDSYNKGCFSSQWYNLLVVVDQYRCCEKDIPLIEVEGKCYFRQVLNILG